In one window of Mytilus galloprovincialis chromosome 6, xbMytGall1.hap1.1, whole genome shotgun sequence DNA:
- the LOC143080875 gene encoding MORN repeat-containing protein 1-like isoform X11, whose protein sequence is MTSVLALYRNHDALMNMSSNQQPTLILRRLSVDEYVLPKIHTKKIKRVNSERKPFSVNPFPKLGTGHGVYVFENQYFRYEGEWVKGKKHGFGKLLLKDGTYYEGQFNQGEITGTGFKFFSETKCKYKGQFLKGEMHGRGIMEFPDSSEYEGNFVHNRKNGYGVMRTPLTQYDGGYQGNMRHGEGRMVYAPMRYDKTSNGDRYEGYWVADKRHGPGVLHCADGSIFDGNFDNDEFHGHGLYRHISGVIYDGMWLKGFPAKMASKLHIVVENTPMVIRQGTPFTITVQCLNDENDVVGDEGREIQITAGFKYYQPSKGSALFDMIEDVEDKPIDTPFGYQVVHYPLTNQEQENDGPSEEDEEQELSQSQTQLDLKEDEDENQNNKEEEIKEGEDGEKLAENEKQDDEKEDGVDNSGGGVEEPDEIPNNTTTETESVPLPPPVPNCRSEEGVCVWNEVYLAPAPPMYRPFVAMEEAENDKKSSSRGKPAINKDDRRSSIGNIDRRGSVNKGVVRHNTCSSISPGLQRVVTAAKIPSILDKMRRQKEKALEEKYAKTGEYVLMVHDVTNPPFLGRTIEPAFLLLKLKRPEAKKRAKKEGKKWDTSQHIRRSMVATEGLED, encoded by the exons ATGACATCAGTTCTAGCACTTTACCGTAATCATGATGCACTTATGAATATGTCATCTAATCAACAACCTACGCTTATATTACGCAGACTTAGTGTGGATGAATATGTCTTACCTAAAATTCATACCAAGAAAATTAAGAGAGTAAATTCTGAAAGGAAACCATTTAGTGTTAATCCATTTCCCAAACTTGGGACAG GACATGGTGTATATGTGTTTGAAAACCAGTATTTTAGATATGAAGGAGAATGGGTGAAAGGAAAGAAGCatg gatttggTAAATTACTGTTAAAAGATGGAACATATTATGAAGGACAATTTAACCAAGGGGAGATTACTGGCACAGGATTTAAGTTTTTTTCAgaaacaaaatgtaaatacaaaggaCAATTTTTAAAAGGTGAAATGCATGGGAGAGGAATCATGGAATTCCCAGACAGCTCGGAATATGAAGGAAACTTTGTGCACAATAGAAAAAATG gcTATGGTGTAATGAGAACCCCCTTAACACAGTATGATGGAGGTTATCAGGGAAATATGAGGCATGGGGAAGGAAGAATGGTCTATGC GCCTATGAGATATGATAAAACCag TAATGGGGACAGATACGAGGGATACTGGGTTGCAGACAAGAGACATGGACCAGGAGTATTACACTGTGCTGATGGATCTATATTTGAT GGAAACTTTGACAATGATGAATTTCATGGTCATGGTTTGTACAGACATATATCAGGTGTTATATACGATGGTATGTGGCTGAAGGGTTTCCCTGCTAAGATGGCCAGTAAACTTCACATTGTGGTAGAGAATACACCCATGGTTATTCGACAGGGAACACCTTTTACAATTACAGTACAATGTCTGAATGATGAGAATGATGTGGTGGGAG ATGAGGGGCGAGAGATCCAGATTACAGCAGGATTTAAATATTATCAGCCATCGAAAGGTTCTGCTCTCTTTGATATGATAGAGGACGTAGAAGACAAACCAATAGATACACCATT TGGTTATCAAGTAGTACATTACCCACTGACCAATCAGGAGCAGGAAAACGATGGACCATCAGAAGAGGATGAAGAGCAGGAACTGTCACAATCTCAAACACAACTAGATCTGAAAG AAGATGAAGATGAAAATCAGAACAATAAAGAAGAAGAGATAAAAGAAGGAGAAGATGGAGAGAAACTGGCAGAGAATGAGAAACAGGATGATGAAAAGGAAGATGGCGTAGACAACAGTGGGGGTGGGGTAGAGGAGCCCGATGAAATTCCTAATAATACAACAACAG AAACAGAATCCGTTCCACTTCCACCTCCAGTACCTAACTGTCGATCAGAAGAGGGTGTCTGTGTGTGGAATGAAGTTTATCTAGCACCAGCGCCACCTATGTACAGACCTTTTGTTGCTATGGAAGAAGCAGAGAATGACAAGAAATCTTCATCAAGAGGTAAACCAGCTATCAACAAAG ATGATAGAAGATCATCCATTG GTAATATCGACAGAAGAGGATCTGTTAATAAGG GTGTCGTCAGACATAACACATGTAGCAGCATCAGTCCTG GATTGCAAAGAGTTGTTACAGCAGCAAAGATTCCTTCAATTT TGGATAAAATGAGAAGACAGAAAGAAAAAGCATTAGAAGAGAAATATGCAAAGACAG GAGAGTATGTGTTGATGGTTCATGATGTTACAAATCCACCATTCCTTGGTAGAACCATAGAGCCTGCTTTCTTACTGCTTAAATTGAAACGCCCAGAAGCCAAGAAACGAGCAAAGAAGGAAGGAAAGAA
- the LOC143080875 gene encoding MORN repeat-containing protein 1-like isoform X1, with translation MTSVLALYRNHDALMNMSSNQQPTLILRRLSVDEYVLPKIHTKKIKRVNSERKPFSVNPFPKLGTGHGVYVFENQYFRYEGEWVKGKKHGFGKLLLKDGTYYEGQFNQGEITGTGFKFFSETKCKYKGQFLKGEMHGRGIMEFPDSSEYEGNFVHNRKNGYGVMRTPLTQYDGGYQGNMRHGEGRMVYAPMRYDKTSNGDRYEGYWVADKRHGPGVLHCADGSIFDGNFDNDEFHGHGLYRHISGVIYDGMWLKGFPAKMASKLHIVVENTPMVIRQGTPFTITVQCLNDENDVVGDEGREIQITAGFKYYQPSKGSALFDMIEDVEDKPIDTPFGYQVVHYPLTNQEQENDGPSEEDEEQELSQSQTQLDLKEDEDENQNNKEEEIKEGEDGEKLAENEKQDDEKEDGVDNSGGGVEEPDEIPNNTTTETESVPLPPPVPNCRSEEGVCVWNEVYLAPAPPMYRPFVAMEEAENDKKSSSRGKPAINKDDRRSSIVSEQRRQTIHDPGNIDRRGSVNKDSSPRRYSTGVVRHNTCSSISPGLQRVVTAAKIPSILDKMRRQKEKALEEKYAKTGEYVLMVHDVTNPPFLGRTIEPAFLLLKLKRPEAKKRAKKEGKKWDTSQHIRRSMVATEGLED, from the exons ATGACATCAGTTCTAGCACTTTACCGTAATCATGATGCACTTATGAATATGTCATCTAATCAACAACCTACGCTTATATTACGCAGACTTAGTGTGGATGAATATGTCTTACCTAAAATTCATACCAAGAAAATTAAGAGAGTAAATTCTGAAAGGAAACCATTTAGTGTTAATCCATTTCCCAAACTTGGGACAG GACATGGTGTATATGTGTTTGAAAACCAGTATTTTAGATATGAAGGAGAATGGGTGAAAGGAAAGAAGCatg gatttggTAAATTACTGTTAAAAGATGGAACATATTATGAAGGACAATTTAACCAAGGGGAGATTACTGGCACAGGATTTAAGTTTTTTTCAgaaacaaaatgtaaatacaaaggaCAATTTTTAAAAGGTGAAATGCATGGGAGAGGAATCATGGAATTCCCAGACAGCTCGGAATATGAAGGAAACTTTGTGCACAATAGAAAAAATG gcTATGGTGTAATGAGAACCCCCTTAACACAGTATGATGGAGGTTATCAGGGAAATATGAGGCATGGGGAAGGAAGAATGGTCTATGC GCCTATGAGATATGATAAAACCag TAATGGGGACAGATACGAGGGATACTGGGTTGCAGACAAGAGACATGGACCAGGAGTATTACACTGTGCTGATGGATCTATATTTGAT GGAAACTTTGACAATGATGAATTTCATGGTCATGGTTTGTACAGACATATATCAGGTGTTATATACGATGGTATGTGGCTGAAGGGTTTCCCTGCTAAGATGGCCAGTAAACTTCACATTGTGGTAGAGAATACACCCATGGTTATTCGACAGGGAACACCTTTTACAATTACAGTACAATGTCTGAATGATGAGAATGATGTGGTGGGAG ATGAGGGGCGAGAGATCCAGATTACAGCAGGATTTAAATATTATCAGCCATCGAAAGGTTCTGCTCTCTTTGATATGATAGAGGACGTAGAAGACAAACCAATAGATACACCATT TGGTTATCAAGTAGTACATTACCCACTGACCAATCAGGAGCAGGAAAACGATGGACCATCAGAAGAGGATGAAGAGCAGGAACTGTCACAATCTCAAACACAACTAGATCTGAAAG AAGATGAAGATGAAAATCAGAACAATAAAGAAGAAGAGATAAAAGAAGGAGAAGATGGAGAGAAACTGGCAGAGAATGAGAAACAGGATGATGAAAAGGAAGATGGCGTAGACAACAGTGGGGGTGGGGTAGAGGAGCCCGATGAAATTCCTAATAATACAACAACAG AAACAGAATCCGTTCCACTTCCACCTCCAGTACCTAACTGTCGATCAGAAGAGGGTGTCTGTGTGTGGAATGAAGTTTATCTAGCACCAGCGCCACCTATGTACAGACCTTTTGTTGCTATGGAAGAAGCAGAGAATGACAAGAAATCTTCATCAAGAGGTAAACCAGCTATCAACAAAG ATGATAGAAGATCATCCATTG TTTCAGAACAGAGAAGGCAGACAATTCATGATCCTG GTAATATCGACAGAAGAGGATCTGTTAATAAGG ATTCTTCACCAAGACGATATTCCACGG GTGTCGTCAGACATAACACATGTAGCAGCATCAGTCCTG GATTGCAAAGAGTTGTTACAGCAGCAAAGATTCCTTCAATTT TGGATAAAATGAGAAGACAGAAAGAAAAAGCATTAGAAGAGAAATATGCAAAGACAG GAGAGTATGTGTTGATGGTTCATGATGTTACAAATCCACCATTCCTTGGTAGAACCATAGAGCCTGCTTTCTTACTGCTTAAATTGAAACGCCCAGAAGCCAAGAAACGAGCAAAGAAGGAAGGAAAGAA
- the LOC143080875 gene encoding MORN repeat-containing protein 1-like isoform X4, which yields MTSVLALYRNHDALMNMSSNQQPTLILRRLSVDEYVLPKIHTKKIKRVNSERKPFSVNPFPKLGTGHGVYVFENQYFRYEGEWVKGKKHGFGKLLLKDGTYYEGQFNQGEITGTGFKFFSETKCKYKGQFLKGEMHGRGIMEFPDSSEYEGNFVHNRKNGYGVMRTPLTQYDGGYQGNMRHGEGRMVYANGDRYEGYWVADKRHGPGVLHCADGSIFDGNFDNDEFHGHGLYRHISGVIYDGMWLKGFPAKMASKLHIVVENTPMVIRQGTPFTITVQCLNDENDVVGDEGREIQITAGFKYYQPSKGSALFDMIEDVEDKPIDTPFGYQVVHYPLTNQEQENDGPSEEDEEQELSQSQTQLDLKEDEDENQNNKEEEIKEGEDGEKLAENEKQDDEKEDGVDNSGGGVEEPDEIPNNTTTETESVPLPPPVPNCRSEEGVCVWNEVYLAPAPPMYRPFVAMEEAENDKKSSSRGKPAINKDDRRSSIVSEQRRQTIHDPGNIDRRGSVNKDSSPRRYSTGVVRHNTCSSISPGLQRVVTAAKIPSILDKMRRQKEKALEEKYAKTGEYVLMVHDVTNPPFLGRTIEPAFLLLKLKRPEAKKRAKKEGKKWDTSQHIRRSMVATEGLED from the exons ATGACATCAGTTCTAGCACTTTACCGTAATCATGATGCACTTATGAATATGTCATCTAATCAACAACCTACGCTTATATTACGCAGACTTAGTGTGGATGAATATGTCTTACCTAAAATTCATACCAAGAAAATTAAGAGAGTAAATTCTGAAAGGAAACCATTTAGTGTTAATCCATTTCCCAAACTTGGGACAG GACATGGTGTATATGTGTTTGAAAACCAGTATTTTAGATATGAAGGAGAATGGGTGAAAGGAAAGAAGCatg gatttggTAAATTACTGTTAAAAGATGGAACATATTATGAAGGACAATTTAACCAAGGGGAGATTACTGGCACAGGATTTAAGTTTTTTTCAgaaacaaaatgtaaatacaaaggaCAATTTTTAAAAGGTGAAATGCATGGGAGAGGAATCATGGAATTCCCAGACAGCTCGGAATATGAAGGAAACTTTGTGCACAATAGAAAAAATG gcTATGGTGTAATGAGAACCCCCTTAACACAGTATGATGGAGGTTATCAGGGAAATATGAGGCATGGGGAAGGAAGAATGGTCTATGC TAATGGGGACAGATACGAGGGATACTGGGTTGCAGACAAGAGACATGGACCAGGAGTATTACACTGTGCTGATGGATCTATATTTGAT GGAAACTTTGACAATGATGAATTTCATGGTCATGGTTTGTACAGACATATATCAGGTGTTATATACGATGGTATGTGGCTGAAGGGTTTCCCTGCTAAGATGGCCAGTAAACTTCACATTGTGGTAGAGAATACACCCATGGTTATTCGACAGGGAACACCTTTTACAATTACAGTACAATGTCTGAATGATGAGAATGATGTGGTGGGAG ATGAGGGGCGAGAGATCCAGATTACAGCAGGATTTAAATATTATCAGCCATCGAAAGGTTCTGCTCTCTTTGATATGATAGAGGACGTAGAAGACAAACCAATAGATACACCATT TGGTTATCAAGTAGTACATTACCCACTGACCAATCAGGAGCAGGAAAACGATGGACCATCAGAAGAGGATGAAGAGCAGGAACTGTCACAATCTCAAACACAACTAGATCTGAAAG AAGATGAAGATGAAAATCAGAACAATAAAGAAGAAGAGATAAAAGAAGGAGAAGATGGAGAGAAACTGGCAGAGAATGAGAAACAGGATGATGAAAAGGAAGATGGCGTAGACAACAGTGGGGGTGGGGTAGAGGAGCCCGATGAAATTCCTAATAATACAACAACAG AAACAGAATCCGTTCCACTTCCACCTCCAGTACCTAACTGTCGATCAGAAGAGGGTGTCTGTGTGTGGAATGAAGTTTATCTAGCACCAGCGCCACCTATGTACAGACCTTTTGTTGCTATGGAAGAAGCAGAGAATGACAAGAAATCTTCATCAAGAGGTAAACCAGCTATCAACAAAG ATGATAGAAGATCATCCATTG TTTCAGAACAGAGAAGGCAGACAATTCATGATCCTG GTAATATCGACAGAAGAGGATCTGTTAATAAGG ATTCTTCACCAAGACGATATTCCACGG GTGTCGTCAGACATAACACATGTAGCAGCATCAGTCCTG GATTGCAAAGAGTTGTTACAGCAGCAAAGATTCCTTCAATTT TGGATAAAATGAGAAGACAGAAAGAAAAAGCATTAGAAGAGAAATATGCAAAGACAG GAGAGTATGTGTTGATGGTTCATGATGTTACAAATCCACCATTCCTTGGTAGAACCATAGAGCCTGCTTTCTTACTGCTTAAATTGAAACGCCCAGAAGCCAAGAAACGAGCAAAGAAGGAAGGAAAGAA
- the LOC143080875 gene encoding MORN repeat-containing protein 1-like isoform X8 produces MTSVLALYRNHDALMNMSSNQQPTLILRRLSVDEYVLPKIHTKKIKRVNSERKPFSVNPFPKLGTGHGVYVFENQYFRYEGEWVKGKKHGFGKLLLKDGTYYEGQFNQGEITGTGFKFFSETKCKYKGQFLKGEMHGRGIMEFPDSSEYEGNFVHNRKNGYGVMRTPLTQYDGGYQGNMRHGEGRMVYAPMRYDKTSNGDRYEGYWVADKRHGPGVLHCADGSIFDGNFDNDEFHGHGLYRHISGVIYDGMWLKGFPAKMASKLHIVVENTPMVIRQGTPFTITVQCLNDENDVVGDEGREIQITAGFKYYQPSKGSALFDMIEDVEDKPIDTPFGYQVVHYPLTNQEQENDGPSEEDEEQELSQSQTQLDLKEDEDENQNNKEEEIKEGEDGEKLAENEKQDDEKEDGVDNSGGGVEEPDEIPNNTTTETESVPLPPPVPNCRSEEGVCVWNEVYLAPAPPMYRPFVAMEEAENDKKSSSRGKPAINKDDRRSSIVSEQRRQTIHDPGNIDRRGSVNKDSSPRRYSTGLQRVVTAAKIPSILDKMRRQKEKALEEKYAKTGEYVLMVHDVTNPPFLGRTIEPAFLLLKLKRPEAKKRAKKEGKKWDTSQHIRRSMVATEGLED; encoded by the exons ATGACATCAGTTCTAGCACTTTACCGTAATCATGATGCACTTATGAATATGTCATCTAATCAACAACCTACGCTTATATTACGCAGACTTAGTGTGGATGAATATGTCTTACCTAAAATTCATACCAAGAAAATTAAGAGAGTAAATTCTGAAAGGAAACCATTTAGTGTTAATCCATTTCCCAAACTTGGGACAG GACATGGTGTATATGTGTTTGAAAACCAGTATTTTAGATATGAAGGAGAATGGGTGAAAGGAAAGAAGCatg gatttggTAAATTACTGTTAAAAGATGGAACATATTATGAAGGACAATTTAACCAAGGGGAGATTACTGGCACAGGATTTAAGTTTTTTTCAgaaacaaaatgtaaatacaaaggaCAATTTTTAAAAGGTGAAATGCATGGGAGAGGAATCATGGAATTCCCAGACAGCTCGGAATATGAAGGAAACTTTGTGCACAATAGAAAAAATG gcTATGGTGTAATGAGAACCCCCTTAACACAGTATGATGGAGGTTATCAGGGAAATATGAGGCATGGGGAAGGAAGAATGGTCTATGC GCCTATGAGATATGATAAAACCag TAATGGGGACAGATACGAGGGATACTGGGTTGCAGACAAGAGACATGGACCAGGAGTATTACACTGTGCTGATGGATCTATATTTGAT GGAAACTTTGACAATGATGAATTTCATGGTCATGGTTTGTACAGACATATATCAGGTGTTATATACGATGGTATGTGGCTGAAGGGTTTCCCTGCTAAGATGGCCAGTAAACTTCACATTGTGGTAGAGAATACACCCATGGTTATTCGACAGGGAACACCTTTTACAATTACAGTACAATGTCTGAATGATGAGAATGATGTGGTGGGAG ATGAGGGGCGAGAGATCCAGATTACAGCAGGATTTAAATATTATCAGCCATCGAAAGGTTCTGCTCTCTTTGATATGATAGAGGACGTAGAAGACAAACCAATAGATACACCATT TGGTTATCAAGTAGTACATTACCCACTGACCAATCAGGAGCAGGAAAACGATGGACCATCAGAAGAGGATGAAGAGCAGGAACTGTCACAATCTCAAACACAACTAGATCTGAAAG AAGATGAAGATGAAAATCAGAACAATAAAGAAGAAGAGATAAAAGAAGGAGAAGATGGAGAGAAACTGGCAGAGAATGAGAAACAGGATGATGAAAAGGAAGATGGCGTAGACAACAGTGGGGGTGGGGTAGAGGAGCCCGATGAAATTCCTAATAATACAACAACAG AAACAGAATCCGTTCCACTTCCACCTCCAGTACCTAACTGTCGATCAGAAGAGGGTGTCTGTGTGTGGAATGAAGTTTATCTAGCACCAGCGCCACCTATGTACAGACCTTTTGTTGCTATGGAAGAAGCAGAGAATGACAAGAAATCTTCATCAAGAGGTAAACCAGCTATCAACAAAG ATGATAGAAGATCATCCATTG TTTCAGAACAGAGAAGGCAGACAATTCATGATCCTG GTAATATCGACAGAAGAGGATCTGTTAATAAGG ATTCTTCACCAAGACGATATTCCACGG GATTGCAAAGAGTTGTTACAGCAGCAAAGATTCCTTCAATTT TGGATAAAATGAGAAGACAGAAAGAAAAAGCATTAGAAGAGAAATATGCAAAGACAG GAGAGTATGTGTTGATGGTTCATGATGTTACAAATCCACCATTCCTTGGTAGAACCATAGAGCCTGCTTTCTTACTGCTTAAATTGAAACGCCCAGAAGCCAAGAAACGAGCAAAGAAGGAAGGAAAGAA
- the LOC143080875 gene encoding MORN repeat-containing protein 1-like isoform X36 yields the protein MTSVLALYRNHDALMNMSSNQQPTLILRRLSVDEYVLPKIHTKKIKRVNSERKPFSVNPFPKLGTGHGVYVFENQYFRYEGEWVKGKKHGFGKLLLKDGTYYEGQFNQGEITGTGFKFFSETKCKYKGQFLKGEMHGRGIMEFPDSSEYEGNFVHNRKNGYGVMRTPLTQYDGGYQGNMRHGEGRMVYAPMRYDKTSNGDRYEGYWVADKRHGPGVLHCADGSIFDGNFDNDEFHGHGLYRHISGVIYDGMWLKGFPAKMASKLHIVVENTPMVIRQGTPFTITVQCLNDENDVVGDEGREIQITAGFKYYQPSKGSALFDMIEDVEDKPIDTPFGYQVVHYPLTNQEQENDGPSEEDEEQELSQSQTQLDLKEDEDENQNNKEEEIKEGEDGEKLAENEKQDDEKEDGVDNSGGGVEEPDEIPNNTTTETESVPLPPPVPNCRSEEGVCVWNEVYLAPAPPMYRPFVAMEEAENDKKSSSRGKPAINKDDRRSSIVDKMRRQKEKALEEKYAKTGEYVLMVHDVTNPPFLGRTIEPAFLLLKLKRPEAKKRAKKEGKKWDTSQHIRRSMVATEGLED from the exons ATGACATCAGTTCTAGCACTTTACCGTAATCATGATGCACTTATGAATATGTCATCTAATCAACAACCTACGCTTATATTACGCAGACTTAGTGTGGATGAATATGTCTTACCTAAAATTCATACCAAGAAAATTAAGAGAGTAAATTCTGAAAGGAAACCATTTAGTGTTAATCCATTTCCCAAACTTGGGACAG GACATGGTGTATATGTGTTTGAAAACCAGTATTTTAGATATGAAGGAGAATGGGTGAAAGGAAAGAAGCatg gatttggTAAATTACTGTTAAAAGATGGAACATATTATGAAGGACAATTTAACCAAGGGGAGATTACTGGCACAGGATTTAAGTTTTTTTCAgaaacaaaatgtaaatacaaaggaCAATTTTTAAAAGGTGAAATGCATGGGAGAGGAATCATGGAATTCCCAGACAGCTCGGAATATGAAGGAAACTTTGTGCACAATAGAAAAAATG gcTATGGTGTAATGAGAACCCCCTTAACACAGTATGATGGAGGTTATCAGGGAAATATGAGGCATGGGGAAGGAAGAATGGTCTATGC GCCTATGAGATATGATAAAACCag TAATGGGGACAGATACGAGGGATACTGGGTTGCAGACAAGAGACATGGACCAGGAGTATTACACTGTGCTGATGGATCTATATTTGAT GGAAACTTTGACAATGATGAATTTCATGGTCATGGTTTGTACAGACATATATCAGGTGTTATATACGATGGTATGTGGCTGAAGGGTTTCCCTGCTAAGATGGCCAGTAAACTTCACATTGTGGTAGAGAATACACCCATGGTTATTCGACAGGGAACACCTTTTACAATTACAGTACAATGTCTGAATGATGAGAATGATGTGGTGGGAG ATGAGGGGCGAGAGATCCAGATTACAGCAGGATTTAAATATTATCAGCCATCGAAAGGTTCTGCTCTCTTTGATATGATAGAGGACGTAGAAGACAAACCAATAGATACACCATT TGGTTATCAAGTAGTACATTACCCACTGACCAATCAGGAGCAGGAAAACGATGGACCATCAGAAGAGGATGAAGAGCAGGAACTGTCACAATCTCAAACACAACTAGATCTGAAAG AAGATGAAGATGAAAATCAGAACAATAAAGAAGAAGAGATAAAAGAAGGAGAAGATGGAGAGAAACTGGCAGAGAATGAGAAACAGGATGATGAAAAGGAAGATGGCGTAGACAACAGTGGGGGTGGGGTAGAGGAGCCCGATGAAATTCCTAATAATACAACAACAG AAACAGAATCCGTTCCACTTCCACCTCCAGTACCTAACTGTCGATCAGAAGAGGGTGTCTGTGTGTGGAATGAAGTTTATCTAGCACCAGCGCCACCTATGTACAGACCTTTTGTTGCTATGGAAGAAGCAGAGAATGACAAGAAATCTTCATCAAGAGGTAAACCAGCTATCAACAAAG ATGATAGAAGATCATCCATTG TGGATAAAATGAGAAGACAGAAAGAAAAAGCATTAGAAGAGAAATATGCAAAGACAG GAGAGTATGTGTTGATGGTTCATGATGTTACAAATCCACCATTCCTTGGTAGAACCATAGAGCCTGCTTTCTTACTGCTTAAATTGAAACGCCCAGAAGCCAAGAAACGAGCAAAGAAGGAAGGAAAGAA
- the LOC143080875 gene encoding MORN repeat-containing protein 1-like isoform X21 — protein MTSVLALYRNHDALMNMSSNQQPTLILRRLSVDEYVLPKIHTKKIKRVNSERKPFSVNPFPKLGTGHGVYVFENQYFRYEGEWVKGKKHGFGKLLLKDGTYYEGQFNQGEITGTGFKFFSETKCKYKGQFLKGEMHGRGIMEFPDSSEYEGNFVHNRKNGYGVMRTPLTQYDGGYQGNMRHGEGRMVYAPMRYDKTSNGDRYEGYWVADKRHGPGVLHCADGSIFDGNFDNDEFHGHGLYRHISGVIYDGMWLKGFPAKMASKLHIVVENTPMVIRQGTPFTITVQCLNDENDVVGDEGREIQITAGFKYYQPSKGSALFDMIEDVEDKPIDTPFGYQVVHYPLTNQEQENDGPSEEDEEQELSQSQTQLDLKEDEDENQNNKEEEIKEGEDGEKLAENEKQDDEKEDGVDNSGGGVEEPDEIPNNTTTETESVPLPPPVPNCRSEEGVCVWNEVYLAPAPPMYRPFVAMEEAENDKKSSSRGKPAINKDDRRSSIGNIDRRGSVNKGLQRVVTAAKIPSILDKMRRQKEKALEEKYAKTGEYVLMVHDVTNPPFLGRTIEPAFLLLKLKRPEAKKRAKKEGKKWDTSQHIRRSMVATEGLED, from the exons ATGACATCAGTTCTAGCACTTTACCGTAATCATGATGCACTTATGAATATGTCATCTAATCAACAACCTACGCTTATATTACGCAGACTTAGTGTGGATGAATATGTCTTACCTAAAATTCATACCAAGAAAATTAAGAGAGTAAATTCTGAAAGGAAACCATTTAGTGTTAATCCATTTCCCAAACTTGGGACAG GACATGGTGTATATGTGTTTGAAAACCAGTATTTTAGATATGAAGGAGAATGGGTGAAAGGAAAGAAGCatg gatttggTAAATTACTGTTAAAAGATGGAACATATTATGAAGGACAATTTAACCAAGGGGAGATTACTGGCACAGGATTTAAGTTTTTTTCAgaaacaaaatgtaaatacaaaggaCAATTTTTAAAAGGTGAAATGCATGGGAGAGGAATCATGGAATTCCCAGACAGCTCGGAATATGAAGGAAACTTTGTGCACAATAGAAAAAATG gcTATGGTGTAATGAGAACCCCCTTAACACAGTATGATGGAGGTTATCAGGGAAATATGAGGCATGGGGAAGGAAGAATGGTCTATGC GCCTATGAGATATGATAAAACCag TAATGGGGACAGATACGAGGGATACTGGGTTGCAGACAAGAGACATGGACCAGGAGTATTACACTGTGCTGATGGATCTATATTTGAT GGAAACTTTGACAATGATGAATTTCATGGTCATGGTTTGTACAGACATATATCAGGTGTTATATACGATGGTATGTGGCTGAAGGGTTTCCCTGCTAAGATGGCCAGTAAACTTCACATTGTGGTAGAGAATACACCCATGGTTATTCGACAGGGAACACCTTTTACAATTACAGTACAATGTCTGAATGATGAGAATGATGTGGTGGGAG ATGAGGGGCGAGAGATCCAGATTACAGCAGGATTTAAATATTATCAGCCATCGAAAGGTTCTGCTCTCTTTGATATGATAGAGGACGTAGAAGACAAACCAATAGATACACCATT TGGTTATCAAGTAGTACATTACCCACTGACCAATCAGGAGCAGGAAAACGATGGACCATCAGAAGAGGATGAAGAGCAGGAACTGTCACAATCTCAAACACAACTAGATCTGAAAG AAGATGAAGATGAAAATCAGAACAATAAAGAAGAAGAGATAAAAGAAGGAGAAGATGGAGAGAAACTGGCAGAGAATGAGAAACAGGATGATGAAAAGGAAGATGGCGTAGACAACAGTGGGGGTGGGGTAGAGGAGCCCGATGAAATTCCTAATAATACAACAACAG AAACAGAATCCGTTCCACTTCCACCTCCAGTACCTAACTGTCGATCAGAAGAGGGTGTCTGTGTGTGGAATGAAGTTTATCTAGCACCAGCGCCACCTATGTACAGACCTTTTGTTGCTATGGAAGAAGCAGAGAATGACAAGAAATCTTCATCAAGAGGTAAACCAGCTATCAACAAAG ATGATAGAAGATCATCCATTG GTAATATCGACAGAAGAGGATCTGTTAATAAGG GATTGCAAAGAGTTGTTACAGCAGCAAAGATTCCTTCAATTT TGGATAAAATGAGAAGACAGAAAGAAAAAGCATTAGAAGAGAAATATGCAAAGACAG GAGAGTATGTGTTGATGGTTCATGATGTTACAAATCCACCATTCCTTGGTAGAACCATAGAGCCTGCTTTCTTACTGCTTAAATTGAAACGCCCAGAAGCCAAGAAACGAGCAAAGAAGGAAGGAAAGAA